The Propionispora vibrioides genome includes the window TCGCCTATCTCATCGCCGGCGGCTATCGCAACTCGCCGTTCATAATCACCGCAGGCCATTGCTGCTGCCGTTTCTCGCATGGCCCGCAAAGGCCGCACGATTCCACGAGCCATATAGGCCGCTAGTAAAGCAGCAAATAAAATGGCAGCCAGACCGGCAAGACCAATATAGTAGTACACATGCTGCAAAAAATCATTTATTTCACCAATAGGCGCATTAATCATGACTGTACCGCTGATTGTTCCATCTGCTTTTGCAAGAGGTACGGCAACAATAAGCATATTTTCTTCGTAATACGGGTGGTAATACGTCCGGGACCAAGGCTTACCGCTATTAGCTTTGATTTCCCGGCTAAGTTCGTCCATGCCCTTGATATCGGCCAAACTGATCGCTGCGCCGTCCACACCGCCCGGCTGCGACTCTTGTCCAATATCCAGAACAACAGCAGATTTCTGACCCTCGCCAGCAGCAGATAGATTCGCTGTTGACTTAACTTCAGGATTAGGCAGCGGCATCTGCTGATTATCGGGTGTACGAAAGTGCCCTCTCATCATCGTGTGCCGCCCGGAATGATGATCATCCGTTTTTCCGCTGCTCTCCGTTCCATCCATCAAATCCAAAATCCGGTCATTCGACTTCTGATATGGATCAGTCTGATTGTCAGTCTGCTCGCGTGTTGGCTGCTGTCCATGCTTTTGCATCATCATGCCACTATGCTGATCGGCAAGATCACAGTCCCACATGGCATGATGCATAGGGCTGGGCTTGCTTGCTGCCGCACCGCGCCTGCTGATCTGTCCTTCATCCGCCCGTTCCTCGGACACGGTAATCAGGTTAAGTTCATTATCCACCACCCAAACCCTGGCATCCAGAAAATGATCCACACTATCGACAAAATTATGTAATTGACTATGAGTCATGTTGCCGTCGTAATAGGCATTGACCACCCGGGCCATTTCATAAGCTTTATCGGAAAGCTCATGCCGTTTTCTATTGATAAAATAATCTCGGATAAGCACGGAACCGCCTACCGTAACCCCGGCCAGTACCAGAATGACTATGATCATAAATGCAGCCATTAGTTTATACTGTAGCGAGAATTTCACTTTCTCACCTCAAATTTATAGCCAATTCCCCAGACGGTCTTTATATCCCAGGGCGAATCTGGTCCGGCTCCCAGCTTTTTGCGCAAGCGTTTAACGTGGGTGTCTACTGTCCGGGTGTCGCCACAGTAACTGTAATCCCATACTAACTCCAGGAGCTGTTCGCGGCTCAAGACTTTACCGGCATGTAAAGCAAGCTGCCACAGGACCTCCTTTTCTTTATTGGCTAAGGCCACAGGCTGTCCAAAAGCCGTTATAGTGTGTTCCGCCATATTAATTTCCAGTTCGGGAAACTGAAGAATATCAGAGCTTTCATATTGCGGTGGAACGGCTGTACGTCGCAGTACTGCTTTAACCCGCGCCACCACTTCTTTAGGATTGAACGGCTTAGCCACATAATCGTCCGCACCAATTTCAAGCCCCATGATACGGTCATCATCCTGTGTACGGGAAGTCAGCATAATGATGGGGACGCTGGAATACTTACGAATTTGCCGGCAGACTTCGATACCGTCCAGGACAGGCATCATGATGTCAAGTATGATCAAATCCGGTCTCACTGCCTGTACTTTTAGCAATGCCTCAGCCCCGTCGGCGGCTTCCGTTGCGGCAAATCCATCCTGAGTAAGATAGATTGATAAAAGTTCCCGGATTGGTTGTTCATCGTCCACAATCAGCACCATTTTACCTTCCACCGTTCCACCCCATCTCATAAGGTAATTTCCTTTATTTATTATATCATAGTCCGAATACGGGAAAAGAGCCCGG containing:
- a CDS encoding response regulator transcription factor is translated as MRWGGTVEGKMVLIVDDEQPIRELLSIYLTQDGFAATEAADGAEALLKVQAVRPDLIILDIMMPVLDGIEVCRQIRKYSSVPIIMLTSRTQDDDRIMGLEIGADDYVAKPFNPKEVVARVKAVLRRTAVPPQYESSDILQFPELEINMAEHTITAFGQPVALANKEKEVLWQLALHAGKVLSREQLLELVWDYSYCGDTRTVDTHVKRLRKKLGAGPDSPWDIKTVWGIGYKFEVRK
- a CDS encoding sensor histidine kinase, with product MKFSLQYKLMAAFMIIVILVLAGVTVGGSVLIRDYFINRKRHELSDKAYEMARVVNAYYDGNMTHSQLHNFVDSVDHFLDARVWVVDNELNLITVSEERADEGQISRRGAAASKPSPMHHAMWDCDLADQHSGMMMQKHGQQPTREQTDNQTDPYQKSNDRILDLMDGTESSGKTDDHHSGRHTMMRGHFRTPDNQQMPLPNPEVKSTANLSAAGEGQKSAVVLDIGQESQPGGVDGAAISLADIKGMDELSREIKANSGKPWSRTYYHPYYEENMLIVAVPLAKADGTISGTVMINAPIGEINDFLQHVYYYIGLAGLAAILFAALLAAYMARGIVRPLRAMRETAAAMACGDYERRVAIAAGDEIGDLGQSLNSLASDLGEYIGRMQKTDQMRRDFVANVSHELRTPLTIIHGYNQALQDGTVTDPEKINKYHHVMGDEILRLEKLIAELLDLSQLQAGSVMPETESVLLAEVVDNVMMLLKQKSEQRGVRLAAHIDLAVPPIQGDGDRLTQLVLILMDNALKFTPSGGQITVQLMQESAEAVLTIADTGAGIAPNDLPYIWERFYKADKSRASHGTGLGLAIARQIIELHGATVAVASVCGEGTAFTIRFPIESKPAER